A stretch of the Streptomyces venezuelae genome encodes the following:
- a CDS encoding ATP-binding protein: protein MQVLQVQLEVGPDPAEVGRARRWARSRLAGCGIGDDEPLAETLILLISELVTNAVVHTGCPAVLRMLFGAPGVRVEVADASDRPPAPRHAAGDDTGGRGLELVDGLADRWGWQREGAGKRIWCEIDRADKSVDDTSEFPGAPREPHVYL from the coding sequence GTGCAGGTGCTTCAGGTTCAGCTGGAGGTAGGCCCGGATCCCGCGGAGGTCGGCCGGGCGCGCAGATGGGCGCGCTCCCGGCTGGCCGGATGCGGGATAGGGGACGATGAACCGCTGGCGGAGACGCTGATCCTGCTGATCTCCGAGCTGGTCACCAATGCGGTGGTGCACACCGGCTGCCCGGCGGTTCTGCGGATGCTGTTCGGCGCCCCGGGGGTCCGGGTCGAGGTCGCCGACGCCAGCGACCGCCCGCCGGCCCCGCGCCATGCGGCCGGTGACGATACGGGCGGTCGCGGACTGGAGCTGGTGGACGGGCTGGCGGACCGCTGGGGCTGGCAGCGCGAGGGCGCCGGGAAACGGATCTGGTGCGAGATCGACCGGGCCGACAAGTCGGTGGATGACACATCGGAATTTCCCGGCGCGCCGCGGGAACCACACGTGTACCTCTAA
- a CDS encoding acyl-CoA dehydrogenase family protein yields the protein MDFQLTEEQRDLRAGVRDLLAGRYGRDALRAAVDSGPVVDRRLWQELGGAGFFALRLPEAAGGVGLGMPEAVLVFEEAGRALLPGPLVATHLAAGLVPGAAEGRAVVTAYDFGAGGPVAYLAESDAVLGAAGPVTGEPVASVDPLTPLSRVAGPGVSPYRSGGFGGLVDEGALLTAALQLGSALRTVELAVEYARTREQFGQPIGAFQAVKHLCAQMLVRAELARTAVYAAAVTGDAAEIAGAKLLADEAAVLGARDCLQVHGGMGFTWEADVHLHLKRAWVRAEQWRTAAEAEELLAAELLGVE from the coding sequence GTGGACTTCCAGCTGACCGAGGAGCAGCGGGACCTGCGGGCGGGCGTCCGGGACCTGCTGGCGGGCCGGTACGGGCGGGACGCGCTCCGGGCGGCGGTGGACTCCGGCCCGGTCGTGGACCGACGGCTGTGGCAGGAGCTGGGCGGGGCGGGCTTCTTCGCGCTTCGGCTGCCGGAGGCGGCGGGGGGAGTGGGCCTGGGCATGCCGGAGGCGGTGCTGGTCTTCGAGGAGGCGGGGCGGGCGCTGCTGCCGGGCCCGCTGGTGGCCACGCACCTGGCGGCCGGGCTGGTGCCGGGCGCGGCCGAGGGGCGGGCGGTGGTGACCGCGTACGACTTCGGGGCCGGCGGGCCGGTGGCGTACCTGGCGGAGTCGGACGCCGTGCTGGGGGCCGCCGGCCCGGTCACCGGCGAGCCGGTGGCCTCGGTGGACCCGCTGACCCCGCTGTCCAGGGTGGCGGGGCCGGGCGTCTCCCCGTACCGCTCCGGTGGCTTCGGCGGGCTGGTTGACGAGGGTGCGCTGCTGACGGCCGCGCTCCAGCTGGGCAGTGCGCTGCGCACGGTGGAGCTGGCGGTGGAGTACGCCCGGACCCGTGAGCAGTTCGGGCAGCCGATCGGGGCCTTCCAGGCGGTCAAGCATCTCTGCGCGCAGATGCTGGTGCGGGCGGAGCTGGCCCGTACGGCGGTCTACGCGGCGGCGGTGACGGGTGACGCCGCGGAGATCGCGGGGGCGAAGCTGCTGGCGGACGAGGCCGCGGTGCTGGGTGCGCGGGACTGCCTCCAGGTGCACGGCGGGATGGGATTCACCTGGGAGGCGGACGTCCACCTGCATCTGAAGCGGGCCTGGGTGCGGGCGGAGCAGTGGCGGACGGCCGCGGAGGCGGAGGAGCTGCTGGCAGCAGAACTGCTGGGAGTGGAGTAA
- a CDS encoding acyl-CoA dehydrogenase family protein, which produces MRLDHTAEDEEFRARLREWLAVVLPKLPAKPSPADWPGRRAYDAGWQRALYDAGYADVHWDATPARRLIFLEETEKAGAPYVGANFVGLLHAGPTIAAEGTPGQRDRWLGPILRGEEIWCQGFSEPEAGSDLAALRTRAVRDGDAYVVSGSKIWTSHAEVADWCELLVRTDPAAPRHRGISWLAMPMDAPGVTVRPLRTLAGSTEFAEMFLDEVRVPVSHRVGAENDGWRVTMVTLSFERGTAFVGEVVACRRTLGELARAARANGRWDDPVLRRRLGRLHAEFGALWRLTQWNVSEAAGAGVAGSGVAGVPGVGGSVFKLRYSHARQELYEAAAEVLGAGSLDLDREWVLDRLSSLSYTIAAGTSQIQQNIVAERILGLPKGR; this is translated from the coding sequence ATGCGCCTCGACCACACGGCGGAGGACGAGGAGTTCCGGGCCCGGCTGCGCGAGTGGCTGGCGGTGGTGCTGCCCAAGCTGCCCGCCAAGCCCTCGCCCGCCGACTGGCCGGGCCGGCGCGCCTACGACGCGGGCTGGCAGCGGGCCCTGTACGACGCCGGATACGCGGACGTGCACTGGGACGCCACCCCCGCCCGGCGGCTGATCTTCCTGGAGGAGACCGAGAAGGCCGGGGCCCCGTACGTGGGCGCCAACTTCGTCGGCCTGCTGCACGCCGGCCCGACCATCGCCGCCGAGGGGACGCCCGGGCAGCGGGACCGCTGGCTCGGGCCGATCCTGCGCGGGGAGGAGATCTGGTGCCAGGGCTTCTCCGAGCCGGAGGCGGGCTCGGACCTGGCCGCCCTGCGCACCCGGGCGGTCCGCGACGGGGACGCGTACGTGGTCAGCGGATCCAAGATCTGGACCTCGCACGCCGAGGTCGCCGACTGGTGTGAGCTGCTGGTCCGGACGGACCCGGCCGCTCCCCGGCACCGCGGGATCTCCTGGCTGGCGATGCCGATGGACGCTCCGGGGGTCACCGTCCGGCCGCTGCGCACCCTGGCCGGCTCCACCGAGTTCGCCGAGATGTTCCTCGACGAGGTCCGGGTGCCGGTGTCCCACCGGGTGGGCGCGGAGAACGACGGCTGGCGGGTCACCATGGTGACCCTGTCCTTCGAGCGGGGCACGGCCTTCGTCGGCGAGGTGGTCGCCTGCCGGCGGACCCTCGGCGAGCTGGCCCGGGCCGCCCGCGCCAACGGCCGCTGGGACGATCCGGTGCTGCGGCGCAGGCTGGGGCGGCTGCATGCGGAGTTCGGTGCGCTGTGGCGGCTCACCCAGTGGAATGTGAGCGAGGCGGCGGGGGCCGGGGTGGCGGGCTCCGGGGTGGCCGGGGTGCCGGGGGTGGGCGGCTCGGTGTTCAAGCTGCGCTACTCGCATGCCCGCCAGGAGCTGTACGAGGCGGCGGCGGAGGTGCTGGGGGCGGGCTCGCTCGACCTCGACCGGGAGTGGGTGCTCGACCGGCTGTCCTCCCTCTCGTACACGATCGCCGCCGGCACCTCGCAGATCCAGCAGAACATCGTGGCCGAGCGGATCCTCGGCCTGCCGAAGGGCCGGTGA
- a CDS encoding amidohydrolase family protein, whose protein sequence is MELPRIISVDDHVIEPAHLFDRWLPAKYRDRGPKPLTAGIGELAYTGGRYVITMDPDGPPTDWWIYEDLKFPYKRNIAAVGFDRDEMTLEGITREEMRRGCWDPKARLADMDLNHVEASLCFPTFPRFCGQTFAEAHDKEVALACVRAYNDWMVEEWCGDSGGRLIPLCIIPLWDIDLAVAEIRRNAARGVRAVTFSEIPTHLGLPSIHSGYWDPFFAVCQETGTVVNMHIGSSSQMPAASPDAPPAVQASLSFNNAMASMMDFLFSGVLVKFPALKLAYSEGQMGWIPYALERADDVWEEHRAWGGVRGLIPEPPSTYYYRQIFCCFFRDKHGIASLDVVGRDNATFETDYPHVDSTFPHTKEVALDHVKGLDEETVYKLMRGNAIRMLGLDLV, encoded by the coding sequence ATGGAACTGCCTCGGATCATCAGCGTCGACGACCACGTGATCGAGCCCGCCCATCTGTTCGACCGGTGGCTGCCGGCGAAGTACCGCGACCGCGGCCCCAAGCCGCTCACCGCAGGCATCGGCGAACTCGCCTACACCGGCGGCAGGTACGTCATCACCATGGACCCCGACGGCCCGCCCACCGACTGGTGGATCTACGAGGACCTCAAGTTCCCGTACAAGCGCAACATCGCCGCCGTCGGCTTCGACCGCGACGAGATGACCCTGGAGGGCATCACCCGCGAGGAGATGCGGCGCGGCTGCTGGGACCCCAAGGCCCGGCTCGCCGACATGGACCTCAACCACGTCGAGGCCTCCCTCTGCTTCCCCACCTTCCCGCGGTTCTGCGGCCAGACCTTCGCCGAGGCCCACGACAAGGAAGTGGCACTGGCCTGTGTGCGCGCCTACAACGACTGGATGGTCGAGGAGTGGTGCGGGGACAGCGGCGGCCGGCTGATCCCGCTGTGCATCATCCCGCTCTGGGACATCGACCTCGCCGTCGCCGAGATCCGCCGCAACGCCGCCCGGGGGGTGCGGGCCGTCACCTTCTCCGAGATCCCCACCCACCTGGGCCTGCCCTCGATCCACTCCGGCTACTGGGACCCCTTCTTCGCGGTCTGCCAGGAGACCGGGACGGTGGTCAACATGCACATCGGGTCCTCCTCGCAGATGCCGGCCGCCTCCCCGGACGCCCCGCCCGCCGTGCAGGCCTCGCTGAGCTTCAACAACGCCATGGCCTCGATGATGGACTTCCTGTTCAGCGGGGTGCTGGTGAAGTTCCCGGCGCTGAAACTCGCCTACAGCGAGGGGCAGATGGGCTGGATCCCGTACGCCCTCGAGCGGGCCGACGACGTGTGGGAGGAGCACCGGGCCTGGGGCGGGGTCCGCGGACTGATCCCCGAGCCGCCCTCCACGTACTACTACCGGCAGATCTTCTGCTGTTTCTTCCGCGACAAGCACGGCATCGCCTCGCTCGACGTCGTCGGCCGGGACAACGCCACCTTCGAGACCGACTACCCGCACGTGGACTCGACCTTCCCGCACACCAAGGAGGTCGCCCTCGACCATGTGAAGGGACTGGACGAGGAGACGGTCTACAAGCTGATGCGCGGCAACGCCATCCGGATGCTCGGCCTGGACCTGGTCTGA
- a CDS encoding class I adenylate-forming enzyme family protein — translation MTDTARELDRSATLWELIARRAAVTPDAPVLIEAGTGRTLTFGGLRDGAERVAAGLHGLGVRPGTVVAWQLPTRIETVLLSVALARLGAVQTPVIPFYRDREVGFALTESKAAYFAVPGTWRGFDHTAMAERLGARGVFEAYAGLPEGDPAVLPPPPASGTDVRWIYWTSGTTSDPKGVLHTDRSLIAGGSCLAHALRLSASDIGSIAFPYAHIGGPDYLVMLLLYGFPAVLFEKFALPESLDGYRRHGVTVAGGSTAFYSMFLAEQRRLPPGEKLIPTLRLLAGGGAPKPPEIYHAVVRELGCRLTHGYGMTEVPMITMGSPDDTDENLAGTEGRPPAGMSVRITDPDGKPVPAGTDGEVRLRGEAVCSGYLDPAQSAAAFDADGYLVTGDLGHLTGDGHLVLTGRSKDVIIRKGENISAKEIEDLLHRLPGVGDVAVIGLPDPERGERVCAVVEQPAGAEPLTLAVLTAHLRSEGLATHKLPEQLELVEALPRNDTLRKVLKYKLRERYAG, via the coding sequence ATGACGGACACCGCACGCGAACTGGACCGGTCGGCCACCCTCTGGGAGCTGATCGCCCGACGGGCCGCAGTCACCCCTGACGCCCCGGTGCTGATCGAGGCCGGGACCGGCCGGACCCTCACCTTCGGCGGACTGCGCGACGGCGCCGAGCGGGTCGCGGCCGGACTGCACGGCCTGGGCGTCCGCCCGGGCACGGTCGTCGCCTGGCAGCTGCCCACCCGCATCGAGACGGTGCTGCTGTCCGTCGCCCTGGCCCGGCTCGGCGCCGTCCAGACCCCCGTCATCCCCTTCTACCGGGACCGCGAGGTCGGCTTCGCGCTCACCGAGTCCAAGGCCGCCTACTTCGCCGTCCCCGGCACCTGGCGCGGCTTCGACCACACCGCCATGGCCGAACGGCTCGGCGCCCGCGGGGTCTTCGAGGCGTACGCCGGCCTGCCCGAGGGCGACCCCGCGGTCCTGCCCCCGCCCCCGGCCTCCGGCACGGACGTACGGTGGATCTACTGGACCTCCGGCACCACCTCCGACCCCAAGGGTGTGCTGCACACCGACCGCTCGCTCATCGCCGGCGGCTCCTGCCTGGCCCACGCCCTCCGCCTGTCCGCCTCCGACATCGGCTCGATCGCCTTCCCCTACGCCCACATCGGCGGCCCGGACTACCTGGTGATGCTGCTGCTGTACGGCTTCCCGGCGGTGCTCTTCGAGAAGTTCGCCCTGCCCGAGTCCCTGGACGGCTACCGGCGGCACGGGGTCACGGTGGCCGGCGGCTCCACCGCCTTCTACTCCATGTTCCTGGCCGAGCAGCGCAGGCTGCCGCCCGGCGAGAAGCTGATCCCCACCCTCCGGCTGCTGGCGGGCGGCGGGGCGCCCAAGCCCCCGGAGATCTACCACGCCGTCGTACGCGAACTGGGCTGCCGGCTGACCCACGGCTACGGCATGACCGAGGTACCCATGATCACCATGGGCTCGCCGGACGACACCGACGAGAACCTGGCCGGCACCGAGGGCCGGCCCCCGGCCGGCATGTCCGTCCGGATCACCGACCCGGACGGCAAGCCCGTCCCCGCCGGGACGGACGGCGAGGTCCGGCTGCGCGGCGAGGCGGTCTGCAGCGGCTATCTGGACCCGGCCCAGTCGGCCGCCGCCTTCGACGCCGACGGCTACCTGGTCACCGGCGACCTCGGGCACCTCACCGGGGACGGCCACCTGGTCCTCACCGGACGCAGCAAGGACGTCATCATCCGCAAGGGCGAGAACATCTCCGCCAAGGAGATCGAGGACCTGCTGCACCGCCTCCCGGGCGTCGGCGACGTCGCCGTCATCGGCCTGCCCGACCCCGAACGCGGGGAACGCGTCTGCGCGGTCGTCGAACAGCCCGCGGGCGCCGAACCGCTGACCCTGGCCGTCCTCACCGCCCACCTGCGGTCCGAAGGCCTGGCCACCCACAAACTGCCGGAACAGCTGGAGCTGGTCGAAGCCCTCCCCCGCAACGACACCCTGCGCAAGGTGCTCAAGTACAAACTGCGCGAACGCTACGCGGGCTGA
- a CDS encoding serine hydrolase domain-containing protein, with product MRRRFRAGPACTAAALLLTVLCTGQAPAAAPPGRADLDPVTVERLDGAIQAAMRQAGIPGVNVGLWIDGRGDYVRAFGVSEKSSGTPMKTDLFSRIGSVTKTFTITALLRLVDAGRVGLDDPVSDYVPGVPGGDAITVRQLADMRSGLYDYTDDQKLLTTMKADPHRSWSPRQLLDIAFSHPAGFAPGTKWQYSNTNTVLLGLLIEKVSGKKLGDYIRQEVLGPVGLEDTVFPTDSTIPDPYAHGYTDFTPSGKTADASRWNPSWAWAAGAMISDLDDLHTWVPALVSGRLPDGKPLVKPATQAQRLAVEPTGHPGIKYGLGIMEVNGWFGHNGELPGYESLTIRLPSQGATLVVLINSDIDGTTGSLSSLIGRTVTEIATPAHPFTVPAAARPKAPSPDSSPSSPAPSPNRSPGPPR from the coding sequence ATGCGCAGACGCTTCCGGGCCGGCCCGGCCTGCACCGCCGCCGCCCTGCTCCTCACCGTGCTCTGTACGGGCCAGGCACCCGCGGCGGCCCCACCGGGCCGGGCGGACCTCGACCCGGTCACCGTCGAGCGCCTCGACGGGGCGATCCAGGCGGCCATGCGGCAGGCCGGCATCCCGGGCGTCAACGTCGGGCTGTGGATCGACGGCCGCGGCGATTACGTGCGCGCCTTCGGGGTCTCCGAGAAGAGCTCCGGAACCCCGATGAAGACCGACCTCTTCTCCCGGATCGGGAGCGTCACCAAGACCTTCACCATCACCGCGCTGCTCCGGCTCGTCGACGCCGGCCGGGTCGGCCTGGACGACCCGGTCTCCGACTACGTCCCCGGGGTCCCCGGCGGCGACGCCATCACCGTCCGGCAGCTCGCCGATATGCGCAGCGGGCTGTACGACTACACCGACGACCAGAAGCTCCTGACCACGATGAAGGCCGACCCGCACCGGTCCTGGAGCCCTCGGCAGCTGCTGGACATCGCCTTCTCGCACCCCGCCGGGTTCGCCCCGGGCACCAAGTGGCAGTACAGCAACACCAACACCGTGCTGCTGGGGCTGCTGATCGAGAAGGTCAGCGGGAAGAAGCTGGGCGACTACATCCGGCAGGAGGTGCTCGGGCCGGTGGGGCTCGAGGACACCGTCTTCCCGACGGACAGCACCATCCCGGACCCGTACGCCCACGGCTACACCGATTTCACCCCCAGCGGGAAGACCGCAGACGCCTCCCGCTGGAACCCCTCCTGGGCCTGGGCCGCCGGCGCGATGATCTCCGACCTGGACGATCTGCACACCTGGGTACCGGCCCTGGTGAGCGGCCGGCTCCCGGACGGCAAACCCCTCGTGAAGCCCGCCACCCAGGCCCAGCGGCTGGCCGTCGAACCGACCGGCCACCCCGGCATCAAGTACGGGCTGGGCATCATGGAGGTCAACGGCTGGTTCGGGCACAACGGCGAACTGCCCGGCTACGAAAGCCTGACGATCCGGCTGCCGTCGCAGGGCGCCACCCTGGTGGTGCTCATCAACTCCGACATCGACGGCACCACCGGCAGCCTCTCCAGCCTCATCGGCCGGACGGTCACCGAGATCGCCACACCGGCACACCCGTTCACCGTCCCGGCCGCGGCCCGGCCGAAAGCACCGAGCCCCGACTCCAGCCCCAGCAGCCCCGCCCCGAGCCCGAACCGGAGCCCCGGCCCGCCACGGTGA
- a CDS encoding EF-hand domain-containing protein, whose protein sequence is MDSAQYERKIAARFAIFDQDGNGYIDREDFSKAAREVMAEFGVTARSDKGQAVIHGAEAFWQGMAGIADVDGDQRVTRDEFITGAAKRLQDSPERFAGIGQQFLHAVIAVADEDGAGVTPPAAARVLRVLGIAPELAETVAAALDADGDGRISEAGILTAFAGYCGVEAPDA, encoded by the coding sequence ATGGACAGCGCACAGTACGAGCGCAAGATCGCCGCCCGATTCGCCATCTTCGACCAGGACGGCAACGGCTATATCGACCGCGAGGACTTCAGCAAGGCCGCCAGGGAGGTGATGGCCGAATTCGGTGTCACCGCACGCTCCGACAAGGGGCAGGCGGTCATCCACGGTGCCGAGGCCTTCTGGCAGGGCATGGCCGGCATCGCGGACGTGGACGGCGACCAGCGCGTCACCCGCGACGAGTTCATCACCGGCGCCGCGAAGCGGCTGCAGGACAGCCCGGAGCGGTTCGCCGGAATCGGCCAGCAGTTCCTGCACGCCGTGATCGCCGTGGCCGACGAGGACGGGGCCGGGGTCACGCCGCCGGCCGCGGCCCGGGTGCTGCGGGTGCTGGGCATCGCGCCCGAGCTCGCCGAGACGGTGGCGGCGGCGCTGGACGCCGACGGGGACGGGCGGATCTCGGAGGCCGGGATCCTGACCGCCTTCGCCGGCTACTGCGGGGTCGAGGCCCCGGACGCGTAG
- a CDS encoding sigma-70 family RNA polymerase sigma factor, with protein MPKDAPPRWDRRMQQRLARGEAAALGELYDRFASLVHSLAHRVLGDEQAADRITREVFGYIWENPDAYDPKQGSMRSWVARITQGQAVARLRQSEVGRGSREELEQKVRSANAAARADYIVTSMPAPLRAALELAYFKRRDYRQAAADLQISEDEARRRLRLGLQLLSTANALPREGTSPPGYGTPR; from the coding sequence ATGCCGAAGGATGCACCACCCCGTTGGGACCGCCGGATGCAGCAACGGCTCGCGCGCGGCGAGGCCGCCGCGCTCGGGGAGCTGTACGACCGTTTCGCCTCGCTGGTGCACAGCCTGGCGCACCGGGTGCTGGGCGACGAGCAGGCCGCGGACCGGATCACCCGCGAAGTCTTCGGGTACATCTGGGAGAACCCGGACGCGTACGACCCCAAACAGGGCTCCATGCGCTCCTGGGTGGCCCGGATCACCCAGGGGCAGGCCGTGGCCCGGCTGCGGCAGTCCGAGGTGGGCCGCGGTTCGCGCGAGGAGCTCGAACAGAAGGTCCGCAGCGCCAACGCGGCGGCCCGCGCCGACTACATCGTCACCTCCATGCCCGCGCCGCTGCGGGCCGCCCTGGAACTGGCCTATTTCAAGCGCCGGGACTACCGGCAGGCCGCCGCCGACCTCCAGATCAGCGAGGACGAGGCGCGCCGCCGGCTCCGGCTGGGCCTGCAGCTGCTGTCGACCGCCAACGCCCTCCCACGAGAGGGCACCTCCCCGCCCGGATACGGAACACCGCGATGA
- a CDS encoding maleylpyruvate isomerase N-terminal domain-containing protein produces the protein MNGPAESPDDGYELPGPARIPGPRGAADDLPPEAAPALPAPPPSHDVLKSLLGAWALAACSAEETRAVEDHLTECAPCAEEALRLRDAVGLLHPEESLDLNPLLRSRVLEGCLGKRPARIPVPVWASPYDTEAARLDALLRDFGDSEWHTPVRLKWFAEERQRSRRTTVAGVIGHLLTVDGLIATALGLDDPLGPDAPAHPTARTEHFWDSAAHPATRQIREPWREQGHTLVRTVSFAGRGVAELSVDYGDFSLPLGDAFLERAFECWVHAGDIAEAVDYPYEPPSGVHLHKMIDLAARLLPGTLAGRRRSGLASPARTLVTAGSPGRTLHLEIEGSGGGTWDIALDSPAAATSPDHTVAQIALDGVEFCQLAAGHISPEEAAAGQHGDREAIRDVLFAAASLSRL, from the coding sequence ATGAACGGCCCCGCCGAGTCCCCTGACGACGGTTACGAGCTTCCCGGCCCCGCCCGGATACCGGGTCCGCGCGGTGCGGCCGACGACCTCCCGCCGGAGGCGGCACCGGCACTGCCCGCCCCGCCGCCGTCCCACGACGTCCTGAAGTCCCTGCTGGGCGCCTGGGCGCTGGCGGCGTGCTCGGCGGAGGAGACCCGGGCGGTGGAGGACCACCTCACCGAGTGCGCGCCCTGCGCCGAGGAGGCGTTGCGGCTGCGGGACGCGGTGGGGCTGCTGCACCCGGAGGAGAGCCTGGACCTGAACCCCCTGCTGCGGTCGCGGGTGCTGGAGGGCTGCCTGGGGAAGCGTCCGGCCCGTATCCCGGTGCCGGTGTGGGCGAGCCCGTACGACACCGAGGCGGCGCGGCTGGACGCGCTGCTGCGGGACTTCGGCGACTCCGAGTGGCACACCCCGGTGCGGCTGAAATGGTTCGCCGAGGAACGGCAGCGGTCGCGCCGGACCACGGTGGCCGGGGTCATCGGCCACCTGCTGACCGTGGACGGACTGATCGCGACGGCGCTGGGGCTGGACGACCCGCTGGGCCCGGACGCACCGGCCCACCCGACCGCCCGTACCGAGCACTTCTGGGACTCCGCCGCGCACCCCGCCACCCGGCAGATCCGCGAACCCTGGCGGGAACAGGGCCACACCCTGGTGCGGACGGTGTCGTTCGCGGGCCGCGGGGTGGCGGAGCTCTCGGTGGACTACGGGGACTTCTCGCTGCCGCTGGGGGACGCGTTCCTGGAGCGGGCCTTCGAGTGCTGGGTGCATGCGGGGGACATCGCGGAGGCGGTGGACTATCCGTACGAACCGCCGTCCGGGGTGCACCTGCACAAGATGATCGACCTGGCGGCCCGGCTGCTGCCGGGGACCCTGGCCGGACGCCGCCGCTCGGGCCTGGCGTCCCCGGCGCGCACCCTGGTCACGGCCGGTTCCCCGGGCCGCACCCTGCACCTGGAGATCGAGGGATCCGGCGGCGGCACCTGGGACATCGCGCTGGACTCGCCCGCAGCCGCCACCTCCCCGGATCACACCGTGGCCCAGATCGCCCTGGACGGGGTGGAGTTCTGCCAGCTGGCGGCGGGCCACATCTCCCCGGAGGAGGCAGCCGCCGGCCAGCACGGCGACCGCGAGGCCATCCGCGACGTGCTCTTCGCGGCGGCCTCGCTGAGCCGGCTCTGA
- the purU gene encoding formyltetrahydrofolate deformylase, with amino-acid sequence MSDPHTAATGTAPTAQTQQYVLTLSCPDKQGIVHAVSSYLFMTGCNIEDSRQFGDHDTGLFFMRVHFSAEEPVTVEKLRASFAAIGDTFRMDWEIHRSDERMRIVLMVSKFGHCLNDLLFRSRIGALPVEIAAVVSNHTDFAELVGTYDIPFHHIPVTRDTKAEAEAQLLELVRAENVELVVLARYMQVLSDALCKELSGRIINIHHSFLPSFKGAKPYHQAHARGVKLIGATAHYVTADLDEGPIIEQEVERVGHEVTPDQLVAIGRDVECQALARAVKWHSEHRVLLNGNRTVVFA; translated from the coding sequence ATGAGCGACCCGCACACCGCCGCCACCGGCACCGCCCCCACGGCCCAGACCCAGCAGTACGTCCTGACCCTGTCCTGCCCGGACAAACAAGGCATCGTGCACGCGGTGTCCAGCTATCTGTTCATGACCGGCTGCAACATCGAGGACAGCCGGCAGTTCGGCGACCACGACACCGGTCTGTTCTTCATGCGGGTCCACTTCTCGGCGGAGGAGCCGGTGACGGTGGAGAAGCTGCGCGCCAGCTTCGCGGCGATCGGCGACACCTTCCGGATGGACTGGGAGATCCACCGCTCGGACGAGCGCATGCGGATCGTGCTGATGGTGTCGAAGTTCGGACACTGCCTGAACGACCTGCTCTTCCGGTCCCGGATCGGGGCACTGCCGGTGGAGATCGCGGCGGTGGTCTCCAACCACACCGACTTCGCCGAACTGGTCGGCACCTACGACATCCCCTTCCACCACATTCCGGTCACCCGGGACACCAAGGCGGAGGCGGAGGCGCAGCTGCTGGAGCTGGTGCGGGCCGAGAACGTGGAGCTGGTCGTGCTGGCCCGCTATATGCAGGTGCTGTCGGACGCGCTGTGCAAGGAGCTCAGCGGCCGGATCATCAACATCCACCACTCCTTCCTGCCGAGCTTCAAGGGCGCCAAGCCCTACCACCAGGCGCATGCGAGGGGTGTGAAGCTGATCGGTGCGACGGCCCACTATGTGACGGCCGACCTGGACGAGGGCCCGATCATCGAGCAGGAGGTCGAGCGTGTGGGCCACGAGGTCACGCCCGACCAGCTGGTCGCGATCGGGCGTGACGTCGAGTGCCAGGCGCTGGCGCGGGCGGTGAAGTGGCACAGCGAGCACCGCGTCCTGCTGAACGGCAACCGCACGGTGGTCTTCGCATAG
- a CDS encoding SCO4402 family protein — protein MGGMPLNDMPWWRWRSNVRSALHMLSDPVFQEDTWLAGAEGYGDVTDAVYRLVEDTWLDSWSAEKYVGTIFRDSQEAALVDVAVLRVLRILHQVGPDAPVSAYLEHHGWPEAVRAAREAHVRLAGADGEDPDNRPSSLEVLRILTRAV, from the coding sequence ATGGGCGGCATGCCGCTCAATGACATGCCGTGGTGGCGCTGGCGCAGCAATGTGCGCTCGGCGCTGCACATGCTCTCCGACCCGGTCTTCCAGGAGGACACCTGGCTCGCCGGGGCCGAGGGCTACGGAGATGTGACCGACGCCGTGTACCGGCTCGTCGAGGACACCTGGCTGGACAGCTGGTCCGCCGAGAAGTACGTCGGGACGATCTTCCGCGACTCCCAGGAGGCCGCCCTCGTCGACGTCGCGGTGCTGCGGGTGCTGCGCATCCTGCACCAGGTCGGGCCGGACGCGCCGGTCTCCGCCTACCTGGAGCACCACGGCTGGCCGGAGGCGGTCCGGGCGGCCCGCGAGGCGCACGTACGCCTGGCCGGCGCCGACGGGGAGGACCCGGACAACCGCCCGAGCTCGCTCGAGGTGCTGCGGATCCTGACCCGCGCGGTCTGA